In the genome of Nycticebus coucang isolate mNycCou1 chromosome X, mNycCou1.pri, whole genome shotgun sequence, the window CAGGCCCTCAGAGGCCTGGCTGCGTTGGCTCTCCCCACcgccacacccacccacccaccccggGTCCAATCCAGGCCAGCCTGGCCACAGTTTGACTCCACTGACTTGCTTGGTGTCCCTGGTGTCCCTCAGAGGGAGACTTCCTGCCTGTAGACCAGCGTCTGCCTGCCCGTGGGGTCGGGCCTTCAGGCACTTCCTCCCTGACTGGCCTGTGGCCAGCACAAGGTGGCCGCGTCCCTCGGCCTGGTGCGGGGGCCGGTTGCACCCCCCCCCCACCGAACCCACCGGGGTCAGCAACTAGTCCAGGGGGAGCGGGCCTAGGGGGTGGGGCATCCTCCAAGGCGGCCCTGACACCCTGGCCTTTGCCCGTCATGTCAAGTCTCCACCGAGCTGGAGCCCAGGGATACGGATAGGCCCGTAGGAATGGCAAAGGCAGGCTTTGTCTCAATGGCTTTTCTTGCAGGCTCCTCAGCTTCTCTCACTAGCCTGCTACTGTTCTGCTCTTGGGTCACCCAACCAGGTCTGCCACACCCTCCCCCGTGATTAGACAGGTGTTCCACCTGGGGCACTCGGATACAGGTTTCTGGCTCTCCTGGGCACTTTATCTACCCACTTCTCTGTGCTGCTAATTttgctctcctccttcctttcctcctctcttctcttgtcttttctctctgctcttaccctgtccctgtttttttttttttttttttgtagagacagagtctcactgtaccgccctcgggtagagtgccgtggcatcgcaaggctcacagcaacctctaaccattgggcttacgcgattctcttccctcagcctccggagcagctgggactacaggcgcccgccacaacgcccggctattttgttgttgcagtttggccgggactgggtttgaacccgccaccctaggcatatggggccgcagccctactcactgagccacaggcgccgccctgtttttttttttttttttttttttttttttttttttttttttttttttttttttggcggtatttatggttttatttaaacacaaatagCATGTGCACATCAgctgtctattcattttcttcactgcGCAGCCTGGCATTGGGATTGGTGACTCTGATGGCCAGCTGGGCTGCTCTTTCCACAATGGCTTTGCGGTTCTTGGAGGAAACGTTGTGAGCAATCTCTGCACAATAAGATTTGTTGCACATCAGCAGCACTTCCAGCTCCTTGACGTTGTGGACGAGAAACTTCCGGAAACCACTGGGCAGcatatgctttgttttcttgttgctccCGTAACCAATGTTAGGCATCAATATCTGGCCCTTGAATCTTCTCCGAACCCTATTGTCAATACCTCTGGGTTTCCGCCAGTTACGCTTAATTTTGACATATCGATCTGACTGGTGCCGGATAAACTTCTTGGTCCTCTTTTTGACGATCTTTGGCTTCACAAGAGGTCTGAGGGCGGCCATGATGCCGAATAAGAGATGGCAGCCACCTCCGTAGGTAGCGCCGaggaagagcttttttttttttttttttttttttta includes:
- the LOC128577144 gene encoding 60S ribosomal protein L32, yielding MAALRPLVKPKIVKKRTKKFIRHQSDRYVKIKRNWRKPRGIDNRVRRRFKGQILMPNIGYGSNKKTKHMLPSGFRKFLVHNVKELEVLLMCNKSYCAEIAHNVSSKNRKAIVERAAQLAIRVTNPNARLRSEENE